The following coding sequences lie in one Methanobrevibacter olleyae genomic window:
- a CDS encoding arsenate reductase family protein, with the protein MLFIYYPRCSTCRKAKKWLDENGFEYKKQDIVEDNPNYNQLKALYEKSGLPLKRFFNTSGKIYREMELKDKLAEMNEEEQLNLLATDGMLVKRPIIETESIVLTGFRQKEWEEKLK; encoded by the coding sequence ATGTTATTTATATATTATCCAAGATGTAGTACATGTAGAAAAGCAAAAAAATGGTTAGATGAAAATGGATTTGAATATAAAAAGCAAGATATCGTTGAAGACAATCCAAATTATAACCAATTAAAAGCATTATATGAGAAAAGTGGATTACCATTAAAAAGGTTCTTCAATACTAGCGGTAAAATCTATAGAGAAATGGAATTAAAAGACAAATTAGCTGAAATGAATGAAGAAGAACAATTGAATCTTTTAGCTACTGACGGTATGCTTGTAAAACGTCCAATAATAGAGACTGAATCTATAGTGCTTACTGGATTTAGGCAAAAAGAGTGGGAAGAGAAATTAAAATAA
- the mcrB gene encoding coenzyme-B sulfoethylthiotransferase subunit beta yields the protein MAKFDDKVDLYDDRGSLVEADVPIEALSPLRNPAIKDIISGVKRTVAVNLEGIEKSLKTASVGGAKSKILGREIDLDVVGQADSIAASVKEMLQVNEGDDTVSQVLSGGKRILVQIPTIRLDSSAEYSVATLATATALTQAIINEFDVDMYDANMVKAAILGRYPQSVEYMGSNIKTMLDIPQKLEGPGYSLRNIKANDFVAATLKNTLQATALASIFEQTAMFEMGDAVGAFERMHLLGLAYQGLNADNMVLGLVQDNAKDGTVGSIVQDTIAKAEADDVIAVEKELTDFNMYATNDTAKWNAYAAAGCTAAVMVNVGAARAAQGIPSTILYFNDNIEFATGLPGIDFGRAEGVAVGFSFFSHSIYGGGGPGLFNGNHVVTRHSKGFTIPCVAAGMALDAGTQLFSPEATSGLIKEIYSEIDEFREPLKYVALAAADIKGDI from the coding sequence TTGGCAAAGTTTGATGATAAAGTCGATTTATACGACGATAGAGGTTCATTAGTGGAAGCTGATGTACCAATCGAGGCTCTAAGTCCGTTACGTAATCCTGCTATTAAAGATATTATTAGCGGTGTAAAAAGAACTGTAGCTGTAAACTTAGAAGGTATCGAGAAATCTTTAAAAACTGCTTCCGTTGGTGGAGCAAAATCTAAAATCTTAGGAAGAGAAATAGATCTTGATGTTGTTGGTCAAGCAGATTCTATTGCTGCTTCTGTAAAAGAAATGCTTCAAGTAAATGAAGGCGATGACACTGTATCTCAAGTACTTTCTGGTGGAAAAAGAATTTTAGTTCAAATTCCAACTATCAGATTAGATTCTTCAGCAGAATATTCTGTTGCTACTTTAGCTACTGCTACTGCATTAACTCAAGCTATTATTAACGAGTTTGATGTAGATATGTACGATGCAAATATGGTTAAAGCTGCAATATTAGGAAGATACCCACAATCTGTAGAATATATGGGATCTAACATAAAAACCATGTTAGACATTCCACAAAAATTAGAAGGTCCTGGTTACTCTTTAAGAAACATTAAAGCAAACGACTTCGTTGCTGCTACTTTGAAAAATACTTTACAAGCTACTGCACTTGCAAGTATTTTCGAACAAACTGCTATGTTTGAAATGGGTGATGCAGTAGGTGCTTTCGAAAGAATGCACTTATTAGGTTTAGCTTATCAAGGATTAAATGCAGACAACATGGTATTAGGTTTAGTACAAGACAATGCAAAAGATGGAACTGTAGGTTCTATTGTACAAGATACCATTGCTAAAGCTGAAGCAGATGATGTAATTGCTGTCGAAAAAGAATTAACCGATTTCAACATGTATGCAACTAATGACACAGCTAAATGGAATGCATATGCTGCTGCTGGTTGTACTGCTGCTGTAATGGTTAACGTAGGTGCAGCAAGAGCTGCTCAAGGTATTCCATCTACTATTCTTTACTTCAATGACAACATTGAATTCGCTACTGGTTTACCAGGTATTGACTTTGGTAGAGCAGAAGGTGTAGCTGTTGGATTCTCTTTCTTCTCTCACTCTATCTATGGTGGAGGAGGTCCTGGTTTATTCAACGGTAACCACGTAGTAACCAGACACAGTAAAGGATTTACTATTCCTTGTGTAGCTGCAGGTATGGCATTAGATGCTGGTACCCAACTCTTCTCTCCAGAAGCTACTTCTGGATTAATTAAAGAGATTTACAGTGAGATTGATGAATTCAGAGAACCACTCAAATATGTTGCTTTAGCAGCTGCTGATATAAAAGGTGACATCTAA
- a CDS encoding methanogenesis marker 7 protein, whose amino-acid sequence MYETLTYTGGIHKSEEMRELIEDLGGFVLQSNILQMELVLNMAIPIDDVDIIKAKAKELLGEISIAPMAGSEIAIVSPTLARHHLPHAACDISEYLRRYGAKDNMVGLARGHGKGTAGISQEEKYLIEEHDIAIFALGSFKQCIVDKAYLYNDIDIPVIVTGAPEIDLEELPGVDAYVSGLGRIPRRLKRGENIRALKKLVETVEDLLEKRKKELAQDPPIAPSILVKNEIESQVPAIKEVISPTPVTSQLSGLRVKLDYDKYHEEIENVMIGEQKLKEIADIKKSHFYDYILVELLTESSLVD is encoded by the coding sequence ATGTATGAAACATTAACCTACACTGGTGGAATTCACAAAAGTGAGGAAATGAGAGAGCTGATTGAAGACTTAGGAGGTTTTGTTCTTCAATCCAATATATTGCAAATGGAACTTGTTTTAAATATGGCAATTCCTATTGATGATGTAGATATTATTAAGGCTAAAGCTAAAGAACTTTTAGGTGAAATTTCTATTGCACCTATGGCAGGTTCTGAAATAGCTATTGTTTCACCAACTCTTGCAAGACATCACCTTCCTCATGCAGCTTGTGATATTTCTGAATACCTTAGACGTTATGGTGCAAAAGATAATATGGTTGGTTTAGCTCGTGGTCATGGTAAAGGAACTGCGGGTATTTCTCAAGAAGAAAAATACTTAATCGAAGAACATGATATAGCTATTTTTGCATTAGGTAGTTTTAAACAATGTATCGTTGATAAAGCTTATCTTTATAATGATATTGATATTCCAGTAATTGTTACTGGAGCTCCTGAAATTGATTTAGAAGAATTGCCTGGTGTAGATGCTTATGTTTCAGGATTAGGTAGAATCCCTCGTAGATTAAAAAGAGGAGAAAATATAAGGGCATTGAAAAAATTAGTTGAAACTGTTGAAGATCTTTTAGAAAAACGTAAAAAAGAGCTTGCTCAAGATCCTCCAATTGCACCTTCAATTTTAGTTAAAAATGAAATTGAAAGTCAAGTTCCAGCTATTAAAGAAGTCATTTCTCCAACTCCTGTAACAAGCCAACTTAGTGGTTTAAGAGTAAAATTAGATTATGATAAATATCATGAAGAAATTGAAAATGTAATGATTGGAGAGCAAAAATTAAAAGAAATCGCAGATATTAAAAAATCTCATTTTTATGATTATATTCTTGTAGAACTTTTAACTGAAAGTTCATTAGTTGACTAA
- a CDS encoding MalY/PatB family protein — protein MKYDFKSIINRKNSNSLKWDFFDDDYPMWVADMDFKVAPLIYEAVNKKTEHGIYGYSILTDSYFDSYINWWKKYNLDMKRDELLFASGVMPAITSIIRAFSSEGDNILIQTPVYHVFSYVIENNNRKVLENPLLYNPNSEDIETVYKIDFEDLEEKLSDPKTKIMLLCNPHNPIGRIWEKEDLEKIAILANEYNVLVVSDEIHCDLTDPDIQYTPFASIDNDLTNDSLTCLSPTKTFNIAGLQSSVVFTRNKEFYETLEIQLVKDFFSGPNVFTVDATIAAYQSEEWLSQLKEVLFENKTVVNDFLKENISEIKLVPSNATYLLWLDISKLNQDFNTDSNTFSEVLREEVGLFLSPGIQFGQNGDNFLRMNVACPKSLLKEGLNALKEGLIKFKNSKNNK, from the coding sequence ATGAAATACGATTTTAAGTCAATAATTAATAGAAAAAACTCAAACTCACTTAAATGGGATTTTTTTGATGATGATTATCCTATGTGGGTTGCAGATATGGATTTTAAAGTAGCTCCCTTAATTTATGAAGCTGTTAATAAAAAAACTGAACATGGTATTTATGGATACTCTATTTTAACAGATAGCTATTTTGATTCTTATATTAATTGGTGGAAAAAATATAATCTTGATATGAAAAGAGATGAGCTCTTATTTGCAAGTGGAGTTATGCCTGCAATAACTAGCATCATTCGTGCATTTAGTAGTGAAGGAGATAATATACTTATTCAAACTCCAGTTTATCATGTTTTCTCTTATGTTATAGAAAATAATAACCGTAAAGTTTTAGAAAATCCACTATTATACAATCCAAATTCAGAAGATATTGAAACTGTTTATAAGATTGATTTTGAAGATTTAGAAGAAAAACTATCTGATCCTAAAACAAAAATAATGCTTTTGTGCAATCCTCATAATCCTATTGGAAGAATATGGGAAAAAGAGGATTTGGAAAAAATAGCTATCTTAGCAAATGAATATAATGTTTTAGTAGTTTCAGATGAAATACATTGTGATTTAACAGATCCGGATATTCAATATACTCCATTTGCCTCTATTGACAATGATTTAACTAATGATAGCTTAACATGTTTATCTCCAACTAAGACTTTTAATATTGCAGGCCTTCAAAGTTCAGTTGTTTTTACTAGAAATAAAGAGTTTTATGAAACTTTAGAAATTCAGCTTGTAAAAGATTTCTTTTCAGGACCTAATGTATTTACAGTTGATGCTACTATAGCTGCCTATCAAAGTGAAGAATGGTTAAGTCAACTAAAAGAAGTCTTGTTTGAAAATAAAACTGTTGTTAATGATTTTTTAAAAGAGAATATTTCTGAAATTAAATTGGTTCCTTCAAATGCAACTTATCTTTTATGGTTAGATATTAGTAAATTAAATCAGGATTTTAATACTGATTCTAATACTTTTTCTGAAGTTCTAAGAGAGGAAGTTGGTTTATTTTTATCTCCAGGAATTCAATTTGGTCAAAATGGAGATAATTTCTTAAGAATGAATGTTGCATGTCCTAAAAGCCTATTGAAAGAAGGATTAAATGCATTAAAAGAAGGACTGATTAAGTTTAAAAATAGTAAAAATAATAAATAA
- a CDS encoding DUF308 domain-containing protein: protein MESNKILAIISIIIGLIFIIFPMFSANLISILIGASVLLFGIGLAYTGIISKEISGAFSSISAVFGVVMIILGLAFIFGTNAISFLIGLQFYIVGFMLIVASVIGLLGGPTAQKTGSIISLVLGIVILFIAVFAANNPVLITIILGIALIAHGISAYLHADEY from the coding sequence ATGGAGTCAAATAAAATTTTAGCTATTATATCAATCATTATTGGTTTAATATTCATTATATTCCCAATGTTTAGTGCTAATTTAATTTCTATCCTTATTGGTGCTAGTGTATTATTATTTGGTATAGGTTTAGCGTATACTGGAATTATTTCAAAAGAAATATCAGGTGCTTTCTCATCAATTTCAGCAGTATTTGGAGTTGTAATGATTATTTTAGGGTTAGCATTTATATTCGGAACTAATGCAATTTCATTCTTAATAGGATTGCAATTTTATATAGTCGGATTTATGTTAATTGTAGCTTCTGTAATTGGATTACTTGGAGGCCCAACTGCTCAAAAAACTGGTTCTATAATAAGTTTAGTATTAGGAATAGTTATTCTATTTATTGCAGTCTTTGCAGCAAATAATCCTGTATTAATTACTATAATTTTAGGTATTGCATTAATAGCACATGGAATTTCTGCATATTTACATGCAGATGAATACTAA
- a CDS encoding nitroreductase family protein — protein MDFDEVIRIRRSIRKYDTKEVEDEKIEKILRAGMQAPGSRLGAEPWEFLIIKNKDTLAKIGEIKPRVTNAPVAILLIANIERSFYKLVWQQDMSAAAENMLLEAVNLGLGGLWNGIAPEEERMDKIAEIVGIENDENLKPFCIITLGYPAEGLENKFMDKFDSSRIHYETY, from the coding sequence ATGGATTTTGATGAAGTAATTAGGATAAGACGTAGTATAAGAAAATATGATACAAAAGAAGTAGAAGATGAGAAAATAGAAAAAATCCTAAGGGCAGGTATGCAAGCACCTGGAAGTAGATTAGGTGCAGAACCCTGGGAATTTCTCATAATTAAAAATAAGGATACTTTAGCTAAAATTGGAGAAATTAAACCTCGTGTTACTAATGCTCCTGTAGCTATTCTTTTGATTGCAAATATTGAAAGATCTTTTTATAAATTAGTATGGCAACAGGACATGAGTGCCGCAGCAGAAAATATGCTTCTTGAAGCTGTTAATCTTGGTTTAGGTGGCCTTTGGAATGGTATAGCGCCAGAAGAAGAAAGAATGGATAAAATTGCAGAAATCGTTGGTATAGAAAATGATGAAAATTTAAAACCATTTTGTATAATTACATTAGGGTATCCTGCTGAAGGTTTGGAAAATAAGTTTATGGATAAATTCGACTCATCAAGAATTCATTATGAAACTTATTAA
- the mcrD gene encoding methyl-coenzyme M reductase operon protein D translates to MDIEIFPHRILGTDTTEKLLNDLESLDSVKRTVIQGPRLPPQDDIDRIYGDRRIIVVNGEKIELKVKTGRIFVELYEETGIEEIRDICSEHINTGFDINTSKSQYIRKQRTVTDNMKYGDSTEIPDELIGISDQRSKFKDHVSILRKDSGE, encoded by the coding sequence ATGGATATTGAAATATTTCCACATAGAATTTTAGGAACAGATACAACTGAAAAATTATTAAATGATTTAGAATCTTTAGATTCAGTTAAAAGAACTGTTATTCAAGGGCCAAGACTCCCACCACAAGATGATATTGATCGCATTTATGGTGACCGTAGAATCATTGTGGTAAATGGTGAAAAAATTGAATTAAAAGTAAAAACTGGTAGGATTTTTGTAGAACTATATGAAGAAACTGGTATTGAAGAAATTAGAGATATATGTAGTGAACACATTAACACTGGTTTTGATATTAATACTAGTAAATCACAATATATCAGGAAACAAAGAACAGTTACTGATAATATGAAATATGGTGATAGTACAGAAATTCCTGATGAATTGATCGGTATTTCTGATCAACGTTCTAAATTTAAGGACCATGTCTCTATTCTAAGAAAAGATAGTGGAGAATAG
- a CDS encoding 4Fe-4S binding protein — MKLKINNETCIACKLCEMVCIRDNIQVIDKKAVEVDNGGLF; from the coding sequence ATGAAATTAAAAATTAATAATGAAACTTGTATTGCTTGTAAACTATGTGAAATGGTTTGTATTAGAGATAATATTCAAGTAATTGATAAAAAGGCGGTGGAAGTAGATAATGGGGGATTGTTTTGA
- a CDS encoding nitroreductase family protein, protein MGDCFDCGHCLAICPTESISLNVFKDQSNPVEDYDPCEIPVNSEDFLQFLKQRRSIRWFKKKKIDKKTFGKLFEAAYYSPSAQNAQDVEFVVLDEKLDDFMHLVYDIISAEEDKFFRIKQFGEYLRGKCDNKKHPLLWEGHQMILSFSKSQANALIANTRLELLAYTMGLGGFYSLFTLKADEINHDKLMEFFPEIDSDKHMYSAFVIGYPRVRYRRTVPHKKIDVYFK, encoded by the coding sequence ATGGGGGATTGTTTTGATTGTGGGCATTGTTTAGCTATTTGTCCAACTGAAAGTATTTCCCTTAATGTATTTAAAGATCAATCTAATCCTGTTGAAGATTATGATCCTTGTGAAATTCCAGTAAACTCTGAGGATTTTTTACAGTTTTTAAAACAACGTAGAAGCATTCGTTGGTTTAAAAAGAAAAAAATAGATAAAAAAACCTTTGGTAAGTTATTTGAAGCTGCCTATTACAGCCCAAGTGCTCAAAATGCTCAAGATGTTGAATTTGTTGTACTTGATGAAAAATTAGATGATTTTATGCATTTAGTTTATGATATAATCAGTGCTGAAGAAGATAAGTTCTTTAGGATAAAACAATTTGGAGAATATCTTAGAGGGAAATGTGATAATAAAAAGCACCCACTTCTTTGGGAAGGCCATCAAATGATTTTATCATTTTCTAAAAGTCAAGCTAATGCATTAATTGCAAATACAAGGCTAGAGTTATTAGCTTATACCATGGGTCTTGGAGGGTTTTATTCTTTATTCACTCTTAAAGCAGATGAAATAAATCATGACAAATTAATGGAATTTTTCCCAGAAATAGATTCAGATAAACACATGTATTCTGCTTTTGTAATAGGTTATCCAAGGGTAAGATATAGAAGAACAGTTCCTCATAAAAAGATAGATGTTTATTTTAAGTGA
- a CDS encoding glutathione peroxidase, with translation MSIYDFEVKDINGNMVSLKEYEGQVLLIVNSATKCGFTPQYNELTEIYNKFKDDGFTILDFPCNQFGKQAPGTGEEIAETCRATFLVQYPIFEKIDVNGENEDPLYTFLKEKQPFVDITGDGARKLKMVVKMMDKHYKDNNDIKWNFTKFLVDREGNVVERFEPTESLNDVKARIEGLL, from the coding sequence ATGTCAATTTATGATTTTGAAGTTAAAGACATTAATGGAAATATGGTATCTCTTAAAGAATATGAAGGACAAGTTTTATTAATTGTTAATTCAGCTACTAAATGTGGTTTTACTCCACAATATAATGAATTAACTGAAATTTATAATAAATTTAAAGATGATGGATTCACTATTTTAGATTTTCCATGTAATCAGTTTGGTAAGCAAGCTCCTGGAACTGGAGAAGAAATTGCAGAAACTTGTAGGGCAACTTTCTTAGTACAGTATCCAATATTTGAAAAAATTGATGTAAATGGTGAAAATGAAGATCCTTTATATACTTTCCTTAAAGAAAAGCAACCCTTTGTAGATATTACAGGTGATGGTGCTAGAAAATTAAAAATGGTTGTTAAAATGATGGATAAACATTATAAAGACAACAATGATATTAAATGGAATTTCACTAAATTTTTAGTTGACCGTGAGGGTAATGTTGTAGAAAGATTCGAACCAACTGAAAGCTTAAATGATGTTAAAGCAAGAATTGAAGGATTATTATAA
- the mmp10 gene encoding methyl coenzyme M reductase-arginine methyltransferase Mmp10 (Mmp10 (methanogenesis marker protein 10) is a cobalamin-requiring radical SAM methyltransferase that creates the methylarginine modification to methyl coenzyme M reductase.), whose translation MQVIADLGGTPGKDCRGFCKFCYFRKVKPLTEALGCQHCPPNNVGCQRCLEGVQESGKEFQQPFAVLNEVQMTLMMNPIRDAKLKVNISGGGDVSCYPYLEELISNLYQWQLPIHLGYTSGKGIDDGDIATQFLNQGVDEVTYTIFAADAKLRKEWMLDPSPEESLKAAQLFAEGADLHAAAVIIPGVNDGAALQNTCEKLEEWGAKALMMMRFANSYDQGLILGNEPVVEGIIPHEPLEFEELVKEINSEYNLRVTGTPLSDPTIGAPFILAKDEYEEFLGILPQVTGEATILTSKIAAPFLKKIFNKIAPDNVNVLPTKKDIACLMTKQDLEVLDLEDVKETVILPGRAFIHQLDAERILSEDGVSRFIAYGPDTLSVDGELSSGMSEEDVIESELESFIDLIHAINFFGMKKAF comes from the coding sequence ATGCAAGTTATAGCAGACCTTGGTGGAACTCCTGGAAAAGATTGTAGAGGTTTTTGTAAGTTTTGCTACTTTAGAAAAGTAAAACCTTTAACAGAAGCTCTTGGATGTCAGCATTGCCCACCTAATAATGTTGGATGCCAAAGATGTTTAGAAGGAGTTCAAGAGTCAGGAAAGGAATTCCAACAACCATTTGCTGTTTTAAATGAAGTTCAAATGACCCTGATGATGAACCCTATAAGAGATGCCAAGCTTAAAGTTAACATCAGTGGTGGAGGGGATGTTAGTTGTTACCCTTACCTTGAAGAATTGATTTCTAATTTATATCAATGGCAATTACCAATTCACTTAGGTTATACAAGTGGAAAAGGAATTGATGATGGAGATATAGCTACCCAATTTTTAAATCAGGGAGTAGATGAGGTTACTTATACTATTTTTGCAGCAGATGCAAAGCTTAGAAAAGAATGGATGCTAGATCCAAGTCCTGAAGAATCTCTTAAAGCCGCCCAACTTTTTGCAGAAGGTGCAGATTTACATGCTGCAGCAGTAATTATTCCAGGGGTCAATGACGGTGCAGCTTTACAAAATACCTGTGAAAAATTAGAAGAGTGGGGTGCAAAAGCTTTAATGATGATGCGTTTTGCAAATAGCTATGATCAAGGATTGATTTTAGGTAATGAACCTGTTGTTGAGGGAATTATTCCTCATGAACCACTTGAATTTGAGGAACTTGTTAAAGAAATTAATTCTGAATATAATCTTAGAGTTACAGGTACACCTTTATCAGATCCGACTATTGGGGCACCGTTTATATTAGCAAAAGATGAATATGAAGAATTTTTAGGGATTTTACCTCAAGTTACTGGTGAGGCAACAATTTTAACTTCTAAAATTGCAGCTCCTTTCTTAAAAAAGATTTTCAATAAAATTGCTCCAGATAATGTTAATGTTCTCCCAACAAAGAAAGATATTGCATGTTTAATGACAAAGCAAGACTTAGAAGTTTTAGATTTAGAGGATGTTAAAGAAACTGTTATTCTTCCAGGAAGAGCTTTTATTCATCAATTGGATGCTGAAAGAATCTTGAGTGAAGATGGTGTAAGTCGCTTTATAGCTTATGGTCCTGATACTTTAAGTGTTGATGGTGAATTAAGTAGTGGTATGAGTGAAGAAGATGTTATTGAATCTGAACTTGAATCATTTATAGATCTTATACATGCTATAAACTTCTTTGGAATGAAAAAAGCTTTTTAA
- a CDS encoding low temperature requirement protein A, whose product MPVKEKQVALIELFYDLIFVYAISRLTSIINIPVNGEIPPFSLFNYIITSFVILQAWLYFTNYVNRYGQWKWYEYIVAIINMIAVIYMANTISATWNNYLAVAFNISMLIMLFTVVFLYSVHANKEKSFNGASGNSIKILLVVCIIYLISSLAIIFGYMDFVIWLNVLAILTGAFLPFFIRGNFDKSIISFPHLAERFELLTIITFGEAIVGMTHFFEVRSFDLVPILVFLIIITMFGSYVVQIHDLVNHHREERSLRLMFSHYFIVISINLVTVAFELIHSGEINYWIPSLMLIISLIVFYLSIMANKEYYYEGIKLTRKNIFSMVLVTLIGSFVILGFIGSLYGFLIGALIITFGNFEILLDKYQKSLKNKLIN is encoded by the coding sequence TTGCCAGTTAAAGAAAAACAAGTAGCATTAATTGAATTATTTTATGATTTAATATTTGTATATGCAATTTCAAGATTAACATCCATTATAAATATACCAGTTAATGGTGAAATTCCTCCATTTAGTCTATTTAACTACATTATCACTTCATTTGTAATTTTACAAGCATGGTTATACTTTACTAACTATGTAAATCGTTATGGCCAGTGGAAGTGGTATGAATATATAGTTGCAATTATAAATATGATTGCAGTAATTTATATGGCAAATACTATTTCTGCAACTTGGAATAATTATTTAGCGGTTGCGTTTAATATTTCAATGCTAATAATGTTATTTACAGTTGTATTTTTATATTCAGTTCATGCTAATAAAGAGAAATCATTTAATGGAGCTTCAGGCAACTCAATTAAAATTTTACTTGTTGTATGTATTATTTATTTAATATCCTCTTTAGCAATTATATTTGGATATATGGATTTTGTTATTTGGTTAAATGTACTTGCAATTTTAACAGGAGCATTTTTACCATTTTTTATTAGGGGTAACTTTGATAAATCTATTATCAGCTTCCCTCATTTAGCAGAACGTTTTGAATTATTAACTATTATTACATTTGGAGAAGCTATTGTAGGAATGACTCACTTTTTTGAAGTACGTAGTTTTGATTTGGTTCCAATATTAGTATTTTTGATAATTATAACTATGTTTGGATCTTATGTAGTTCAAATACATGATTTAGTTAATCATCATAGAGAAGAAAGAAGTTTAAGATTAATGTTTAGTCATTATTTTATTGTAATAAGTATTAATTTGGTTACTGTTGCTTTTGAGTTGATTCATAGTGGCGAAATTAATTATTGGATACCAAGTTTAATGTTGATTATTTCATTAATTGTATTCTATCTATCAATTATGGCTAATAAAGAGTATTATTATGAAGGTATAAAATTAACTAGAAAAAACATTTTTTCAATGGTTTTAGTTACTTTAATAGGTTCTTTCGTTATTTTAGGATTTATTGGTAGTTTATATGGATTTTTAATTGGTGCATTAATTATTACTTTTGGCAATTTTGAGATATTATTAGATAAGTATCAAAAGTCTTTAAAGAATAAATTGATTAATTAA
- a CDS encoding potassium channel family protein — protein sequence MNKKRIISDLGIIFDILIFIDLILIILSIPGVELIEYAGYVQFFDLTICALLLTEFFYGLLKSDTKLKFTKEHFLDLIASIPFDLIALTLIGSSFNLLNITRFLRLIRIIRVLRAVNIIKKYGLEKVIKRTGIDKILVIVIVLVLIFSLLLGFTEQKSVYDSFYFVIITLTTVGYGDDIITTPLGKLISVFLIVAGVVVFSTITGVISSFFTDRLLESGISVDENLHFINQKLNFHERELEKTNKELNEVKQELEISNIYSEELKKELTELKELIKEND from the coding sequence ATGAATAAAAAAAGAATTATTTCTGATTTAGGGATTATATTTGATATATTGATATTTATAGATTTAATTCTTATTATTCTTTCCATACCTGGTGTTGAATTAATTGAATATGCAGGATATGTTCAATTTTTCGATTTAACCATTTGTGCTCTTTTATTAACTGAATTTTTCTATGGATTATTAAAATCAGATACAAAACTTAAATTCACTAAAGAACATTTTTTGGATTTAATTGCTTCAATACCATTTGATTTAATAGCATTGACATTAATAGGTTCAAGTTTTAATCTTCTTAATATCACTCGTTTTTTAAGATTAATAAGAATCATTAGAGTACTTCGAGCTGTAAATATCATAAAAAAATATGGTTTGGAAAAGGTCATCAAACGTACAGGTATAGATAAAATTTTAGTAATTGTAATTGTACTAGTCCTAATTTTTTCTCTTTTATTAGGTTTTACTGAACAAAAAAGCGTTTATGATAGTTTTTATTTTGTTATAATTACCTTAACTACTGTAGGTTATGGGGATGATATTATTACAACACCTTTAGGAAAGCTTATTTCGGTTTTTTTGATTGTTGCAGGTGTGGTAGTTTTCAGTACAATTACAGGGGTAATATCATCATTTTTCACAGATAGGTTATTAGAAAGTGGTATTAGTGTAGATGAAAATTTACACTTCATTAACCAAAAATTAAATTTTCATGAAAGAGAATTAGAAAAAACTAATAAAGAATTAAATGAAGTTAAACAAGAATTAGAAATATCAAATATCTATTCCGAAGAATTAAAGAAGGAATTAACGGAACTAAAAGAATTAATTAAAGAAAATGATTAG
- a CDS encoding flavodoxin family protein: MNILVAYYSRTDVTKKLAEAIANETGANVEEIVSKVKYGGKIGFARGGKDAISEKIIDLEPLNYNPADYDLVYLGVPVWVGKAANPMISYIKQNEGKFNNVKFFVTAGGSGFEGAFAQLEKCVGKAPLKTLALTAKQVKHDEFKEDLASFIE, encoded by the coding sequence GTGAATATTTTAGTTGCTTATTACTCAAGAACAGATGTTACAAAAAAATTAGCAGAAGCTATTGCAAATGAAACGGGTGCGAATGTTGAAGAGATAGTTTCAAAAGTAAAATATGGAGGTAAAATAGGCTTTGCTCGTGGTGGAAAAGACGCTATTTCAGAAAAGATTATTGATTTAGAACCATTAAATTATAATCCTGCAGATTATGATTTAGTTTATTTAGGCGTTCCAGTTTGGGTTGGAAAAGCTGCTAACCCTATGATTTCCTATATTAAACAAAATGAAGGTAAATTTAATAATGTAAAGTTCTTTGTAACTGCAGGTGGAAGTGGATTCGAAGGCGCATTTGCACAATTAGAAAAATGTGTTGGTAAAGCTCCTTTAAAAACATTAGCACTTACTGCAAAACAAGTTAAACATGATGAATTTAAAGAAGATTTAGCTTCATTTATAGAATAG